From a region of the Corallococcus macrosporus genome:
- a CDS encoding sigma factor-like helix-turn-helix DNA-binding protein translates to MSEVKQLQEGEGGNEEEQPAERRRSKTMSRKEMARDLRRRRLAGQLDPEEAETLKLVDEQRPRTRADCINGPRPCLFVSCKHNLYLDVNPETGSIKLNFPDKEITELEHTCALDVAEKGGITLEEVGEIMNLTRERIRQVETRGLMKLREATEAEPPVSARKP, encoded by the coding sequence ATGTCGGAAGTGAAGCAGCTGCAGGAGGGCGAGGGGGGGAATGAGGAGGAGCAGCCCGCGGAACGCCGGCGCTCCAAGACCATGTCGCGCAAGGAGATGGCGCGCGACCTGCGCCGGCGCAGGCTCGCCGGCCAGCTGGACCCGGAGGAGGCGGAGACGCTCAAGCTCGTGGACGAGCAGCGGCCGCGCACCCGCGCCGACTGCATCAACGGCCCGCGCCCGTGCCTCTTCGTGTCCTGCAAGCACAACCTCTACCTGGACGTGAACCCGGAGACGGGCTCCATCAAGCTCAACTTCCCGGACAAGGAAATCACCGAGCTGGAGCACACCTGCGCCCTGGACGTGGCGGAGAAGGGCGGCATCACGCTGGAGGAGGTGGGGGAGATCATGAACCTCACCCGCGAGCGCATCCGCCAGGTGGAGACGCGCGGCCTCATGAAGCTGCGCGAGGCCACGGAGGCCGAGCCTCCCGTGTCCGCTCGCAAGCCTTGA
- a CDS encoding choice-of-anchor D domain-containing protein, producing MTGRWGLLGLVVVGLLSGCADRERSSLADGRLTATPGGVDFARVAVFDARESTVTLRNVGRARITVDEAWVEGPEGAYKAEFTHEGPHSLVPGSECTLKVRFAPLAQGGLPAVLVVRSDTRIEPLMRIPLNGAGVDAWARVTPRALDFGRIEADSTKTLGVTLDNPTELPVMVTPKLVGADKDEFVAAPLTVNPGERVELPVTFNPVRVGKKQIALAISPCNGCADVPVQLTAEALDRAVVAEPEVVDFGAVPVDRDAIKASSLRNISTEPVTVTSLMLDGTDASFSQANTGLPLVLQPGEVRAFEIRYSPSHMGAATDRAVYSVVSKRHPTLPVPLRGFGGASELCVSPMMWDFGEQPLGSKVRVVVNVKNCGTDNAGPLTINTLDWTPDATGAQLQFNHKPVTLPFTLPANGELNLEVFYEPMREGSASGALVMTTSAFSAATVQLDFFGNAKAHAPCDLTVTPELVDFGTIPPGRGAVLGVKLENKGTDLCPVKNIRIANDGGGVFKMPGGELFGGIIYPGDWFSFQVAFQAPFTGGGFTGELQVEQYNPVTPVRQVPLLANSQETCLVASPWYLDFGLGRKDCRPAPREVNYLNACTTPVTVSNVFIGPGTTDSEFELLDHPAPPAFQLQPGESFTVGVDYLAQVTGMNLSPLYVDSSDLPIPLMVPLIGESSKKTDKTDTFVQQDVSKVDVLFVVDNTASMVEEHPKLVSAIPSFVDAARNKAVDVNMAVTTTGISAVSGACPGGALGGEAGRFFPADNSRQRILTLGTPNVTGLLQQNVQVGQCAQVEQGFEAMRRALTSPLVNNVDDPRTALANDGNAGFLRDSAALVVVFVGDEDDHSPDAVSTYVQWAQARKGENQPQRATFFAIAPTKTSCATAGGTGTRYADAAAQTGGEVLNVCASDYAPLLRQVANKAFSAQDRFPLSEEPDAGTVVVSVNGNATTSGWTYDAASNSVVFTTVPPPGSKVAITYRRACAND from the coding sequence ATGACGGGGCGCTGGGGCCTGCTGGGTTTGGTGGTGGTGGGGCTGCTGTCGGGATGCGCGGACCGGGAGCGTTCGTCGCTCGCGGATGGCCGGCTGACGGCGACGCCAGGCGGCGTCGACTTCGCACGGGTCGCCGTCTTCGACGCTCGGGAATCCACGGTGACGCTGCGCAACGTGGGCCGCGCGCGCATCACGGTGGACGAGGCCTGGGTGGAGGGGCCGGAAGGCGCCTACAAGGCCGAGTTCACCCACGAAGGTCCGCACAGCCTGGTGCCGGGCAGCGAGTGCACGCTGAAGGTGCGCTTCGCGCCACTGGCGCAGGGCGGGCTGCCCGCGGTGCTGGTGGTGCGCTCGGACACGCGCATCGAGCCGCTGATGCGCATTCCGCTCAACGGCGCCGGCGTGGACGCGTGGGCCCGGGTGACGCCGCGCGCGCTGGACTTCGGCCGCATCGAAGCGGACTCCACCAAGACGCTGGGCGTGACGCTGGACAACCCCACCGAGCTGCCGGTGATGGTGACGCCCAAGCTGGTGGGCGCGGACAAGGATGAGTTCGTCGCGGCGCCGCTGACGGTGAACCCGGGCGAGCGCGTGGAACTGCCCGTCACCTTCAACCCGGTGCGCGTGGGCAAGAAGCAGATCGCCCTGGCCATCTCGCCCTGCAACGGGTGCGCGGACGTGCCGGTGCAACTGACCGCGGAGGCGCTGGACCGCGCGGTGGTGGCGGAGCCGGAGGTGGTGGACTTTGGCGCGGTGCCGGTGGACCGCGACGCCATCAAGGCCTCCAGCCTGCGCAACATCAGCACGGAGCCGGTGACGGTGACGTCGCTCATGCTGGACGGCACGGACGCGTCCTTCAGCCAGGCCAACACCGGCCTGCCGCTGGTGCTCCAGCCCGGCGAGGTGCGCGCCTTCGAGATCCGCTACAGCCCCAGCCACATGGGCGCGGCGACGGACCGCGCCGTCTACTCCGTGGTGAGCAAGCGCCACCCCACGCTGCCCGTGCCGCTGCGCGGCTTCGGTGGCGCGTCGGAGCTGTGCGTGTCGCCCATGATGTGGGACTTCGGCGAGCAGCCGCTGGGCTCCAAGGTGCGCGTGGTGGTGAACGTGAAGAACTGCGGCACGGACAACGCGGGCCCGCTCACCATCAACACGCTGGACTGGACGCCGGACGCGACGGGCGCCCAGCTCCAGTTCAACCACAAGCCCGTGACGCTGCCGTTCACCCTGCCGGCCAACGGCGAGCTGAACCTGGAGGTCTTCTACGAGCCCATGCGCGAGGGCAGCGCGTCCGGCGCGCTGGTGATGACCACGAGCGCGTTCTCCGCGGCCACCGTGCAACTGGACTTCTTCGGCAACGCGAAGGCGCACGCGCCCTGTGATTTGACCGTCACCCCGGAGCTGGTGGACTTCGGCACCATCCCGCCGGGCCGCGGCGCGGTGCTGGGCGTGAAGCTGGAGAACAAGGGCACGGACCTGTGCCCCGTGAAGAACATCCGCATCGCCAACGACGGCGGCGGCGTCTTCAAGATGCCCGGCGGCGAGCTCTTCGGCGGCATCATCTACCCGGGGGACTGGTTCAGCTTCCAGGTCGCCTTCCAGGCGCCCTTCACCGGTGGCGGCTTCACGGGTGAGCTGCAGGTGGAGCAGTACAACCCGGTGACGCCGGTGCGGCAGGTGCCGCTCCTGGCGAACTCGCAGGAGACGTGCCTGGTCGCGTCGCCCTGGTACCTGGACTTCGGCCTGGGCCGCAAGGACTGCCGCCCGGCGCCGCGCGAGGTGAACTACCTCAACGCGTGCACCACGCCCGTCACGGTGTCCAACGTCTTCATCGGGCCGGGCACGACGGACTCCGAGTTCGAGCTGCTGGATCACCCGGCGCCGCCCGCCTTCCAGCTCCAGCCGGGCGAGTCCTTCACGGTGGGCGTGGACTACCTGGCGCAGGTGACGGGCATGAACCTGTCGCCGCTCTACGTGGACTCCAGCGACCTGCCCATCCCGCTGATGGTGCCGCTCATCGGTGAGTCGTCGAAGAAGACGGACAAGACGGACACCTTCGTGCAGCAGGACGTGAGCAAGGTGGACGTGCTCTTCGTCGTGGACAACACGGCCTCCATGGTGGAGGAGCACCCGAAGCTCGTGTCCGCCATCCCGTCCTTCGTGGACGCCGCGCGCAACAAGGCGGTGGACGTGAACATGGCGGTGACGACGACGGGCATCTCCGCGGTGTCCGGCGCGTGCCCGGGCGGCGCGCTGGGCGGCGAGGCCGGCCGCTTCTTCCCGGCGGACAACAGCCGCCAGCGCATCCTCACGCTGGGCACGCCCAACGTGACGGGGCTGCTCCAGCAGAACGTGCAGGTGGGCCAGTGCGCCCAGGTGGAGCAGGGCTTCGAGGCGATGCGCCGCGCGCTCACCTCGCCGCTGGTGAACAACGTGGATGATCCGCGCACGGCGCTGGCCAACGACGGCAACGCGGGCTTCCTGCGCGACTCCGCGGCGCTGGTGGTGGTGTTCGTGGGCGACGAGGATGACCACTCGCCGGACGCGGTCTCCACGTACGTGCAGTGGGCCCAGGCGCGCAAGGGTGAGAACCAGCCGCAGCGGGCCACGTTCTTCGCCATCGCGCCCACGAAGACGTCCTGCGCCACGGCGGGCGGCACCGGCACCCGGTACGCGGACGCGGCGGCCCAGACGGGCGGCGAGGTCCTCAACGTCTGCGCGTCTGACTACGCGCCGCTCCTCCGCCAGGTGGCCAACAAGGCGTTCAGCGCGCAGGACCGCTTCCCGCTGAGCGAGGAGCCCGACGCGGGCACGGTGGTGGTGTCCGTCAACGGCAACGCCACCACCAGCGGGTGGACCTACGACGCGGCGTCCAACAGCGTGGTGTTCACCACGGTGCCGCCGCCCGGCAGCAAGGTGGCCATCACCTACCGCCGCGCCTGCGCCAACGACTGA
- a CDS encoding serine/threonine protein kinase, whose amino-acid sequence MDPSVTLEAGTHVGKYVVRRKLAEGGMAEIFLCTARGPEGFEKEVVIKRVRAFLASDPDFVQMFIAEARLASRLNHANVVQIFDFDKHEDSYYLAMEYVRGCSLWELRKRSKEAMTPMPPVLVAHIGAEVARGLHYAHRLRVNGELLNLVHRDVTPHNVLVSYDGAVKLTDFGIAKAGNKLTNPGVLKGKFAYMSPEQARGESVDVRTDVFALGVVLWELLTGGRLFQGDSEIAVLRAVQESTIVPPARLNPDVPPDLDAAICRALERDLSRRFQTAGELERALAQCVLNHARSVDDTDVGAFVRRLFPVAASNQALPALPERTALEDGALGMAGAGAEPPPREPTAVMPSREHASGAKRSASPDEDRHGTTLVLSQDDRAGDAANGRPPQSTPQMPLQSLGRDAPLAPHGAAFTNREDSKAGTVSARRISSPDLAPVSDREVDTVSATEPGPPVAPGRKRALWAGAAAVGLAGVVGVLAVARSQTGARDVGQGSPPAPQTTATVPPAAEAVDAELEGQRREAALAPPPSTGPAAAPAEKPAEEAAQAMGSLQVKANPYATVILNSKRLGDVQGRATYKVPAGTYTLTFQHPSGSKTYTVIVPANGSVTQEFRASRR is encoded by the coding sequence TTGGACCCTTCCGTGACGCTCGAGGCAGGAACCCACGTCGGCAAGTACGTCGTGCGCCGCAAGCTCGCCGAAGGGGGCATGGCGGAGATCTTCCTGTGCACCGCGCGCGGGCCGGAGGGCTTCGAGAAGGAAGTCGTCATCAAGCGCGTGCGGGCGTTCCTCGCGAGCGACCCGGACTTCGTGCAGATGTTCATCGCGGAGGCGCGGCTGGCCTCGCGGCTCAACCACGCCAACGTGGTGCAGATCTTCGACTTCGACAAGCACGAGGACTCCTACTACCTGGCGATGGAGTACGTGCGCGGCTGCTCGCTGTGGGAGCTGCGCAAGCGGAGCAAGGAGGCGATGACGCCGATGCCGCCCGTGCTGGTGGCGCACATCGGCGCGGAGGTCGCGCGCGGCCTGCACTACGCCCACCGCCTGCGCGTCAACGGCGAGCTGCTCAACCTGGTGCACCGGGACGTCACGCCGCACAACGTGCTCGTGTCCTACGACGGCGCGGTGAAGCTCACCGACTTCGGCATCGCGAAGGCGGGCAACAAGCTCACCAACCCCGGCGTGCTCAAGGGCAAGTTCGCGTACATGTCGCCCGAGCAGGCCCGGGGCGAGAGCGTGGACGTGCGCACCGACGTCTTCGCGCTGGGCGTGGTGCTGTGGGAGCTGCTCACGGGCGGGCGGCTGTTCCAGGGCGACTCGGAGATCGCCGTCCTGCGCGCGGTGCAGGAGAGCACCATCGTGCCGCCCGCGCGGCTCAACCCGGACGTGCCGCCGGATCTGGACGCCGCCATCTGCCGAGCGCTGGAGCGCGACCTGTCCAGGCGCTTCCAGACGGCGGGGGAGCTGGAGCGCGCGCTGGCCCAGTGCGTGCTGAACCACGCCCGCTCCGTCGACGACACCGACGTGGGCGCGTTCGTCCGGAGGCTGTTCCCCGTCGCGGCCAGCAACCAGGCGCTGCCCGCGCTCCCGGAGCGGACGGCGCTGGAGGACGGCGCGCTGGGGATGGCGGGCGCCGGAGCCGAGCCACCGCCCCGTGAGCCCACGGCCGTGATGCCGTCGCGCGAACACGCCTCGGGAGCGAAGCGGAGCGCTTCGCCGGACGAGGACCGCCACGGGACGACGCTGGTGCTGTCGCAGGATGACCGCGCTGGCGACGCCGCGAACGGACGTCCCCCGCAGTCCACGCCGCAGATGCCGCTGCAGTCGCTGGGACGGGACGCCCCGCTCGCGCCGCACGGAGCTGCATTCACGAACCGCGAGGACTCCAAGGCCGGGACCGTCTCCGCGCGCCGCATCTCGTCCCCAGACCTCGCCCCCGTCAGCGACCGCGAGGTCGACACCGTCTCCGCCACCGAACCCGGGCCTCCCGTCGCGCCGGGCCGCAAGCGCGCCCTGTGGGCCGGAGCCGCCGCGGTGGGGCTCGCGGGTGTCGTGGGCGTCCTCGCCGTGGCCCGTTCCCAGACCGGCGCCCGGGACGTGGGGCAGGGGAGCCCGCCTGCCCCCCAAACCACCGCCACGGTGCCCCCGGCCGCCGAGGCCGTCGACGCGGAGCTCGAAGGGCAGCGCCGTGAAGCCGCCCTGGCCCCGCCTCCCTCCACCGGACCGGCCGCCGCTCCCGCCGAGAAACCGGCTGAGGAAGCCGCGCAGGCCATGGGCTCGCTCCAGGTGAAGGCCAATCCGTACGCCACCGTCATCCTGAACTCGAAGCGGCTCGGGGACGTGCAGGGGCGCGCGACCTACAAGGTGCCGGCCGGCACCTACACCCTGACCTTCCAGCACCCGTCGGGCTCGAAGACGTACACCGTCATCGTCCCGGCCAACGGCTCCGTGACGCAGGAGTTCCGCGCGTCCCGCCGCTGA
- a CDS encoding protein kinase domain-containing protein, giving the protein MSIETYGSYQLLKRLATGGMAQIYLARRPGSDAPDKLLVLKRILPHLSENDEFVRMFLDEAKIAARLAHPNVVQIYDLGAEGDTFFIAMEYIHGVDARRLWKRSETAGRPLPVPLVCRILLEACAGLDYAHKKTDATGRPLDIVHRDVSPQNILVTFDGGVKVVDFGIAKAADQATVTRSGVLKGKYSYMSPEQASGQRVDRRSDVFALGVVLHELLTGGRLFKRPSDMLTLSAVAECHVPVPSVVAPRVPVELDAIVLKALAKEPDARYQHAQELQRALEGWLASQPQPCGTTADLAAYMRELYADRLSEEARSGEVQVTDEEAGVSPPSPAPRRSVMRPATPPGRTENEPTTTLRPGRANRPSVKVEARRDDAEGESGRSEPRGPEGRNVEPRAEGRGPEPRADARLDGRGAARGDGRAPDAHADGRHGDARSVESRPEPRSEIRNVEGRHEPRSEIRNVDGRPEPRSEIRNVDGRPEPRSEIRNVDGRPEPRGTMGARRALESPPSRTMRPVRLEEPSLPTVTEEDGPTLAMMDTEGKLSGGFQVEEDAPTLAMVDTQGKLSGGFQVEEDAPTLDQRFLAAQAREDEDDSTLDMRAVLRADVDDGPTQDMRAVPRSEIPVPRSGMPAPSGEHRGHRSPVPAPHATIEEMTASTAPRSVSRAPVPPARTGTLTEQSAVEPPKRRALLYGAIVLVAVLVGVGIVWSLGPGASGVHVESEPAGARVVFEDRVLPERTPLTLPTVKPGRYWVVLVKEGYRELRTQIVIPPSGRLDVGPLKLVPMPASGKPATEPPATAPAPGVDPSGVAAPRTPDPATPEAKQARETPAAQAPAPVVKAPVASAASVVPAAEVRESGRASERTASVSFVVTPWAEVACNGRKLGETPFQPVALHVGSYDCRFTNPELKRTVSRRIEVRPIDLNVVTVKFE; this is encoded by the coding sequence GTGTCCATCGAAACCTACGGCAGCTACCAGCTCCTGAAGCGCCTCGCCACGGGCGGCATGGCGCAGATCTACCTCGCACGCCGGCCGGGTTCGGATGCTCCGGACAAGCTGCTGGTGTTGAAGCGGATCCTCCCGCACCTGTCGGAGAACGACGAGTTCGTCCGGATGTTCCTGGACGAGGCGAAGATCGCGGCCCGGCTGGCGCACCCCAACGTGGTGCAGATCTACGACCTGGGGGCGGAGGGGGACACGTTCTTCATCGCCATGGAGTACATCCATGGCGTGGACGCGCGCCGGCTCTGGAAGCGCTCGGAGACGGCGGGGCGTCCGCTGCCGGTGCCGCTGGTGTGCCGCATCCTCCTGGAGGCGTGCGCGGGGCTGGACTACGCGCACAAGAAGACGGATGCGACGGGGCGCCCGCTGGACATCGTGCACCGGGACGTGTCGCCGCAGAACATCCTGGTGACGTTCGACGGTGGCGTGAAGGTGGTGGACTTCGGCATCGCCAAGGCGGCGGACCAGGCCACGGTGACGCGCTCCGGGGTGCTCAAGGGCAAGTATTCGTACATGTCGCCGGAGCAGGCCTCCGGGCAGCGCGTGGACCGGCGCTCGGACGTGTTCGCGCTGGGCGTGGTGCTGCATGAGCTTCTGACGGGGGGACGGCTGTTCAAGCGTCCCAGCGACATGCTGACGCTGTCGGCCGTGGCGGAGTGCCACGTGCCGGTGCCGTCGGTGGTGGCGCCCCGGGTGCCGGTGGAGCTGGACGCCATCGTGCTCAAGGCGCTCGCGAAGGAGCCGGACGCGCGCTACCAGCACGCGCAGGAGCTGCAGCGGGCGCTGGAGGGGTGGCTGGCTTCGCAGCCGCAGCCGTGCGGCACGACGGCGGACCTGGCCGCGTACATGCGGGAGCTGTACGCGGACCGGCTGTCGGAGGAGGCGCGCTCCGGCGAGGTGCAGGTGACGGACGAGGAGGCGGGTGTGTCTCCGCCGTCGCCCGCGCCGCGCCGTTCGGTGATGCGGCCCGCGACGCCGCCGGGGCGCACGGAGAACGAGCCCACCACGACGCTGCGCCCGGGCCGGGCGAACCGTCCCAGCGTGAAGGTGGAGGCCCGCCGCGACGACGCGGAAGGGGAGAGCGGGCGCTCGGAGCCTCGGGGTCCGGAGGGCCGCAACGTGGAACCGCGCGCGGAGGGGCGAGGCCCCGAGCCCCGCGCGGATGCACGGCTGGATGGACGCGGTGCCGCTCGCGGTGATGGCCGTGCCCCGGATGCGCACGCGGACGGCCGGCACGGTGATGCACGCAGCGTCGAGAGTCGGCCGGAGCCCCGCTCCGAGATTCGGAACGTCGAAGGCCGCCACGAGCCTCGCTCTGAAATCCGCAACGTCGATGGCCGGCCGGAGCCCCGCTCCGAGATTCGCAACGTCGATGGCCGGCCGGAGCCCCGCTCCGAGATTCGCAACGTTGACGGTCGGCCGGAGCCCCGGGGGACGATGGGTGCGCGGCGGGCGCTGGAGTCTCCTCCGTCACGGACGATGCGGCCGGTGCGGCTGGAGGAGCCCTCCCTCCCGACGGTGACGGAGGAAGACGGCCCCACGCTCGCGATGATGGATACGGAGGGAAAGCTCTCCGGCGGGTTCCAGGTCGAAGAGGACGCGCCCACGCTCGCGATGGTGGACACGCAGGGGAAGCTCTCCGGCGGGTTCCAGGTGGAGGAGGACGCGCCCACGTTGGATCAGCGCTTCCTGGCGGCGCAGGCCCGGGAGGACGAGGACGACTCGACCCTGGACATGCGCGCCGTCTTGCGCGCCGACGTGGACGACGGCCCCACGCAGGACATGCGCGCCGTGCCGCGCTCGGAGATCCCCGTCCCCCGCTCGGGCATGCCCGCCCCGTCTGGCGAGCATCGCGGCCACCGCTCCCCGGTGCCCGCGCCCCACGCGACCATCGAGGAGATGACCGCGTCCACCGCGCCGCGCTCCGTCTCCCGCGCGCCCGTGCCGCCGGCTCGCACCGGCACGCTCACCGAGCAGTCCGCGGTGGAGCCGCCGAAGCGCCGCGCGCTTCTGTATGGCGCCATCGTGCTCGTCGCGGTCCTGGTGGGTGTCGGCATCGTCTGGAGCCTGGGCCCCGGCGCGAGCGGCGTGCACGTGGAATCCGAGCCCGCTGGCGCGCGCGTCGTGTTCGAGGACCGCGTGCTCCCCGAGCGCACGCCGCTGACGCTGCCGACGGTGAAGCCCGGCCGCTACTGGGTCGTGCTGGTGAAGGAAGGCTACCGCGAGCTGCGCACGCAGATCGTCATCCCGCCGTCCGGTCGGCTCGACGTGGGGCCGTTGAAGCTCGTGCCCATGCCCGCGTCCGGCAAGCCCGCGACGGAGCCGCCCGCGACGGCCCCGGCGCCCGGAGTCGACCCCTCCGGCGTGGCCGCTCCCCGCACGCCGGACCCCGCCACCCCCGAGGCGAAGCAGGCCCGGGAAACCCCTGCCGCCCAGGCTCCCGCGCCGGTGGTGAAGGCGCCCGTGGCCAGCGCGGCCTCGGTGGTGCCCGCCGCGGAGGTGCGCGAGTCCGGCCGTGCCTCGGAGCGGACCGCTTCGGTGAGCTTCGTGGTGACGCCGTGGGCGGAGGTGGCGTGCAACGGACGCAAGCTGGGTGAGACGCCATTCCAGCCGGTGGCGCTGCACGTGGGTTCGTACGACTGCCGGTTCACCAACCCCGAACTGAAGCGCACCGTCAGCCGCCGCATCGAGGTGCGTCCCATCGACCTCAACGTGGTGACGGTCAAGTTCGAGTAG
- a CDS encoding MerR family transcriptional regulator produces MESMDLLAPDELERIERENAGGLPANAILEIFRPRGVRLSEATFRKYVQAGLLPRSRRVGRKGKHQGSLGLYPVEAVRRINVIKKMMAEGHTLEDIRRSFVFHRNHIDQLQRDLSEVLDGFQEELGGRPLGGERRRSLEAQLATLRQRAQDLVRDVARLGSAVTAREDETLRPQ; encoded by the coding sequence ATGGAATCGATGGACCTGCTCGCGCCCGACGAACTTGAGCGCATCGAGCGCGAGAACGCGGGAGGCCTGCCCGCGAACGCGATCCTGGAAATCTTCCGGCCCCGGGGCGTGAGGCTCTCGGAGGCGACGTTCCGGAAGTACGTCCAGGCCGGGCTGCTTCCCCGCAGCCGCCGCGTGGGCCGCAAGGGGAAGCACCAGGGCAGCCTGGGGCTCTATCCGGTGGAGGCGGTGCGGCGCATCAACGTCATCAAGAAGATGATGGCCGAAGGACACACCCTGGAGGACATCCGCCGCTCCTTCGTGTTCCACCGCAACCACATCGACCAGCTCCAGAGGGACCTGTCGGAGGTGCTGGACGGGTTCCAGGAGGAGTTGGGAGGACGGCCCCTGGGAGGAGAACGCAGGAGGTCACTCGAAGCCCAGTTGGCAACGCTCAGGCAACGGGCGCAGGATCTGGTCCGGGATGTCGCCCGCTTGGGCAGCGCCGTCACGGCGCGCGAAGACGAAACGCTCCGGCCACAATAG